In the genome of Raphanus sativus cultivar WK10039 chromosome 9, ASM80110v3, whole genome shotgun sequence, the window TCACCAACCGCTACCTTCTAGTCCCAAGGTATTTATATTCGTTTATTTATTGCTATATTGTCATACAATTATTTGAGTAATTATGCAAGCTTTGATTAAAGAGTACTACCGCCATGCATCAAAAGTATATATCATAATCTTCAGTCAAAAAAGAAGTATATATACTTttcatttataattattaattttacatGATAGACAATTGGCTAGTGACATGACAAGCTAGCTTATAATTCCTTGGCTGTATACCTTTTttcttgaccaaaaaaaaaaagaaaacctcaATGTTCATCATCATAAGTAAAATATTGGGCAATCTAACATCACGTTCATCGTAAATGTGATGTGCAGAATTGCTGCTTCCCTCCATGGGGCCGAAAGTGACGCAAGTGAAGAGTGAAGataatttgtttcttcttttcatcAAATTCATTGTTTGTTGTTTGCTTCTGCATAATTTTCCATTTGCTGTTACGTACTCTTTTGTGttcatatctttttatttcGATTGATAACACTACAATTTCGTCTCTATTGTATTGTGTTATATGATTTGCATCATGCATGGTAAATTGGTAATGCTTGAAGCTAAGTACGTTACGTTGATTGCAAACCGGAATAATGACTTTACCTAGAAAGTCCATGGTTAAAGAAGTAAACACGGACAGAAATTTACTTCTCGTAAAGAAAATGGGTCAAATAAAGTAGAAAACATTAGCCCAATGGGCTCTTCCAGCATCTACAGTGGGTCTCAACTTTGATACTTTCACTCCTCCAAAGAAACAGCGACAAAAAAACACCACGAAGTGCGTGCGTTATCTTTAacgtacaaaaaaaaaacaaaaaccatgcCGTTTCTTAAGTTGTGGGCCCCTCACAAGACCAGACCACAAACATCTTCTTTCCTCGACACGTGTCGAAACAGCATTGATACAAAGACCGCGTTCCTTCGTTTCCGTTTCTTCACCTTCCCTTTGGTGTTTTCTGCAACATTCAAAAAAACCCTAattacacccaaaaaaaaaaagagattgctTTCCTAATAATCCTCTCCAACGATCTCCCCCGAGCAAAAATTCGATTCGCCTCACGGTGAGCACCTCGAACCCTCGAATCGAAGAGTTCCCTTCAGGTACCTATCTCCACCAATCGTTTGTTGTTATTGATCACGGATGATGCTGATTCTCGATTTTCGAATTATCGTTGATTTTAATTCAACCTCGATAAATTTGAATTCTTTTGAATCTGAAATCGCTGAagatctgttttctttttccgttttgtttttaactttcAATACATTACGCTGAGGAGTTAATCAGATTGTGTGTGGCTGATGACACTTACAGGTACAAGAGGTTGGAAACTCTCTGATTTTTAAAAGATGAACACACAGCAGGGGTGGAGATCAACCCGAGGGATCAGACGGAGGAAAGCGTTGATTGATCTTAACGTGGCACCCAGTGATGTTGAAGGcacctctgctgcttctgtcaGAGCATCATCTCCCATTTTGACTACACCTAGTTGTGATCTTCAAAGGGAGTCTGTGGCGCCTTCTCACCCTGCTCCCACCACGATTGATGTAGATGCTATCGAAGATGATGTTGTTGAATCATCCGCAATTGCTTTTGCTGAAGTGTGTATGCTCCCTCTTATCTTTTGCACTGATGGATGTAGGCTTTAAacggttttgtttttatttttttggtatcaGGCTAGAAGTAAATCAACAGGTACACGTCGGAGGCGTTTGATGGTTGATGTAGAGTCGGGTGAGTTTATCTTTTTGTTGGAGTGATATGAGCTTGTTAGGATTTTGTGTATACTCTTTTGTGTTTGTTTCTTACTTGGACTGGTAAAACGCAGGTGGTACGACTAGATTTTCTGTCGACATGAGCAACAAACGGAGGAGGGTTCCTCCTAATCAACCTGTCATCGACTGTGAGCATGTCCCTGTTGACACCTTGTCTAGCTCAAAggctccacctcctccaccagaGGAGCCAAAATTCTCTTGCCCAATTTGTATGTGCCCGTTTACTGAGGAGATGTCAACCAAATGCGGCCACATCTTCTGCAAGGCATGTATAAAGATGGCGATATCTCGCCAAAACAAGTGCCCTACTTGTAGGAAAAAAGTGACTGCGAAAGAGCTGATTCGAGTATTCCTTCCAACCACCAGATGATTGGTACATCGACAGTACCAGCCACCTTGTAAGGCTTactaatgatttttttctttcatctgATGATTATGTAAATGGCTtagatttgattaaataaaCAGGACAATGGTTTGTCACAGGTCTAATGGTTTGTCTGACTCTATCCTCAAATTCGCGAGGACTTCGAGGAACTGGCGTTTTAGTTTGAAGAAACAAACTTCATTGTTTAAGAAGGCCCTACCATTTAGTGGTAATGTCAAATTCCGAGGTTAACTCTTGGTTTACTAGTTGTTGTCTTATGTAATTTAGTGTCTCTGCAAACCTCAAGTCGATGCCTCTGTCTCTGTTacagatgaaaaatatatatatggaaacaaAAATTTGATACTGAATCTCATCTAACATGGTGCATCCTGATCTTATTATGTGTATGCCAATTCCCCTTCTGCATACTGATATATGCGTTAAGTATCTGCGTGGTGTCTAGACGTGGAGTTTATTAGAATATCTTGTATTGGATTGGAACTAGAGTGCAATGGTAGCAGAAGATATTACAGAAGCTAATAGACAGGGGTTTCAAGTTCGGTTTTATTTATTCGTTTCTTAAGGATACCTCGAGCTAGTATGCATCATTGTTCTTAAGGAAACACAGTTGGATGCATCAACACTGGTACCACCTGTAGTCTGAGATACAGGCATGGGTTTGTGTTTGATGAGGCCAGCTTTGAGAGGAAAATGACCAAGCCATCCTGGATGAAAGGGACAGCCACAATATGGTGTTCACGTTTTCATCCATCAGTCTTGGTTGAAGTGTTGGTTATCTGTTGCCTGAGTGGTCTTCGTGTGTACATCGAAGTCGAGAGTGGAGCTTGTGCCTCTCCACCTTGCTCACATCATCACCAACCAGATCCTATTTGAAACGTATTAATCTTCAATTTTGTGGTGTCTCAACCAACAATAAGAGTAGAGCATGAACATATCATTTCCACATTTACTTACGATCTATCAGTTCTTTTTGGATCAACAATCTATTGGCTGAATCAGAAATAAATACACTTAATGTTGAACCCCaaagaatataataaaaattagatttggaaaaataaaaataaaaataaaaataaaaaagtaggTACAGTATGTGTTGAAAgagtatatacatataaaacatatatttaaaattaaatatactactacaaaatttattgaaaattttaaaagtattgttttcaaatttaaagaatcaaatttaaataatttcagtAATTCACATACACTATCTTGGATTTGGATCCAAGAACCGAACCGGATTAGAAAAGTCAAACCGCATTAACTCCAAAATTCGCTCCTTCCTATCTAAACCTCGAATCAACCAATCCTCCCATCCAAACACACATCTCCTCCTCCCTCTCCCCAAAACCACGATCAAATTCAATTTCAAAGCCATCGCCAAAACCaaaattcaaatcaaactcCTCTCATGGCGACGACGACATCCATCGAGAGCAGCGACGCGGAGGTCGGATTCGCGAAGCTCCAGGGCGAAGATTTCGAATACTACATGCAGACCTACTCGATCATCCTCGGCCGCAACTCGAAGAAATCAACCGTGGACGTCGACCTCTCCTCTCTCGGCGGCGGGATGAACATCTCCCGGAACCACGCGCGGATCTTCTACGACTTCGCGCGCCGCAGGTTCGCGCTCGAGGTACTCGGGAAGAACGGGTGCCTCGTCGAAGGCGTCCTCCATCTCCCCGGGAACCCTGCGGTCAAGCTGGATTCGCAGGATCTGCTTCAGATCGGTGATAAGGAGTTTTACTTCCTGTTGCCTGTGAGGAGCATCCTTGGTGGGCCTAGGGGGGTTGTTGCTGGGCCGGTTGGGGCTTACTACCATCAGTACGGGCCTGGGCCTGGGAAGAGAGGTGGGCGGGGAAGAGACTACTTTGAAGAAgagtatgatgatgatgatgatgatgatgatgatgatgatgatgatggtgatgatgatatgAGGAGGAGTGGGAAGAGCTCAAGGAGAGATGGATATGGTAACTAATCTTTTAGCTTTGATCTCTTGTTTGCGATGATTGATATAGGTTTTGAGCATTTTGCTTGAAAGAGTTTTGGAGTGTCATTGAGTTGGTCATTAGTGTGGGATCAATGTTCAAAAATATGGCTTAAGTTGTAATTAGACTGTttcatatgagatttattgatTAAGACCTAGGTGTAGTCTAGGCCGATTTTTAGAACCTTGGTGTGGATCATTTGAACTCAACATTGCTTGTTTTTGAATAGATCGTTGTTTGAGTAGTCACCACTTAAGAATGGGTGGTGTGCGGtttatgttttggtttattGTTAGGTTGCATCGCTGATTCTAAGAGAAGTTTCCTCTTTTGATACAAACATTTTTGTTCTACTTTGAACCCATGATTTATAGTTCCAGGCGTTTGGAgttatgtatatatttcttgTTTTGATGGAAGACTTTATATTGGGATTAGTGGGAGTTGATTCAGACCCTGTGGTAacatcttttttcttcttttttttaatttgggaGAACTGTATCAACTTAATGTTTGTAGAGAGGAAGGGAGAGGGAAGAACAAGGGCGGATAGGGAAGCGGATGATCAGCAAGTTTTGCAGCTCGAGGAAAAAGATGTTGTGTCATCTGTTGCCACTGTGCTTTCTGATTCGTGTGGTCCAGGAGAGTACATGGCTATGGAGAAGCTTCA includes:
- the LOC108824213 gene encoding uncharacterized protein LOC108824213, translated to MNTQQGWRSTRGIRRRKALIDLNVAPSDVEGTSAASVRASSPILTTPSCDLQRESVAPSHPAPTTIDVDAIEDDVVESSAIAFAEARSKSTGTRRRRLMVDVESGGTTRFSVDMSNKRRRVPPNQPVIDCEHVPVDTLSSSKAPPPPPEEPKFSCPICMCPFTEEMSTKCGHIFCKACIKMAISRQNKCPTCRKKVTAKELIRVFLPTTR
- the LOC108823708 gene encoding FHA domain-containing protein FHA2; translation: MATTTSIESSDAEVGFAKLQGEDFEYYMQTYSIILGRNSKKSTVDVDLSSLGGGMNISRNHARIFYDFARRRFALEVLGKNGCLVEGVLHLPGNPAVKLDSQDLLQIGDKEFYFLLPVRSILGGPRGVVAGPVGAYYHQYGPGPGKRGGRGRDYFEEEYDDDDDDDDDDDDDGDDDMRRSGKSSRRDGYERKGEGRTRADREADDQQVLQLEEKDVVSSVATVLSDSCGPGEYMAMEKLHSVMLENYGNIWHHSRVRRYLTPENWAVPEAKGKAWYGLLMLLRKYPEHFVINTRSKGRVTHEFVSLVSLLS